In Chthoniobacterales bacterium, the genomic stretch TAACTAGCGCGCCATTCGCCAAGTCGCCTTTAAGTGCATCCAATGCAGACAAGACCGCCGCCTGCATGCTTGCGGGGCGCACATCTTCGCAGCGCAATTGAATCACACTGGGAGAGGACGCCTTCGTGGCGTAAAGTAGAGCTCCGTAATCAAGATCGTGCGTGAATACCACGCTGCCACTTTTTCGCGCCCACTCCATGATCGCCGCATCCGGTGCGGTCGTCGGTCCGACAGAACTCCAGTGAACTGCTTCGTGTCCGGCTGTTTGGAAAACCCTCACCCACACCGGGGAGAGGTTCATGTCCACGACGAGCTTCAAGCTGGTTGCAACACAACTTCGCGCTCCTCAGCGCGCCAGGCCGCGTATGTGAGCGCCGCTTTGATATCTGCTTCTTCCAGATAAGGGTAGAGCTCCAAGATCTCCTCGAACGATGCTCCCGATGCGACCAGACCGGTGATCAGCCCGACAGTCACTCGCATCCCTCTCAAGCAGGGCTTTCCGCCCATGACAGCCGGATCAATAGTGATGCGGTCGAGGCCGGAGATTTTCATAAGATGCAAATTAATCCCGCACTTGAATTTGTCCAGTTTTCACCCGTTTGAGGCATCCTGCCGCATGCCTCACGCTGTCTTCGCTCCGCTCCGGCTTTCGTCTCCCCGCCTTCCCACCTGTCCACCTTGGCGCAGCCACCTTCCCACTCCCCTCGTCTCTCGTTCCCTCTCCTCTCGCATCTTCCAACCGCTCCGCCACCGCTTCCGCCGTGATCCGCGGCGAGAACGCCTCGGCAAATTTGCTCACATCCTCCGGCTTCGCTTCCAGCGCCAGCACCTCTTCGATGGCGGACGCCAACGCCGCGATATCGCCCATCGGGAACACACGCGTGTAGGGATTCTTGGCCGCGAAATCATCGGAACACCCGCACTGGTCACTCACCACCGTCGGCACCCCGGCCGCCGTTGCCTCATTGACAACCAAGCCCCACGTCTCCCACGCCTCGCTCGGCAAAACAAGGACATCCGCCACCGCATAGGCCTTTGGAATTTCCGATTGATTCAAAAAGCCGGCAAAAGAGGCCGGCGGCCGCGCGTCTGAACGCGCGTGGCTCGAGGCTCGAGGCTCGAGGCTCGAGGATGTTCCTCCCACTTGCCTATTGCCCCGCGCCTGTTCGGTCCCGCAGTCCTGTGGTCCTGTGGACTTGTGGTCTGCGCAGCGCGAACTTTCCGCATCAAACCGCACGTCGCAAGCCGCACGTAGCTTCTCCCCCAACTCACCGCTGCCAACAAAAAGCAAATGCCATGGATTCCGGGTAAGCCTGTTGTCCTGTGGTCCTGTGGTCTGGTGGACTTGTGCGGCACGCACAACGTCCACGGGCCTCTTCTTGCGCACAAACTTTCCGCAGAACATCACCACCTTCGCCTCGAGCGGAATATTCCATTCCCTGCGAATCTCCGCAGAAGTTTTAAGTTTTAAGTTTGTAAGGCTTAAGTCCTCTTGCGCCTCTTCGCGGCTATCCCCGTCGTCTGCCTCTCTCCGACCCGTAAGCTCTTCGAGCTGGAGGGCCTGTCCCCTAGCCCCTGTCCCCTGTCTTTGCTCCGCGCCTTTCCTCTCCTTTTCGTCTCTTGGTCTTTTGGTCTCTTGGTCTGTAGCGCTCGGCCGCCCCTCCCTGTCGAAATGCGCGCTCAGCGCGCCCCCCTTGTCTTCTTCCCTGTCCCTCTCCTCCCCCTCGCCTAGCGCCTCTTGCCTAGCGCCTTCTTCCTTTAGTCCCGTGGTCCCGTAGTCCCGTAGTCCACGAATTCTTCCGCTCTCTGAGCGAAAGAATTTGTTATCCACCCCATACGGCGCATCAATCAACTTCCGCGCCGGCACCCCGTGCCGCAAATAGAACCTCCGGCTTGCTTGGCCGATGGCCAGAAAATAATCCACCTTCCTGAACAACCGGTGCAGCGCATAGTTCCGCACGAGCCCGAAAATCCCGCCCCTCTCCGCAATCTTGTCGCTTGTTTCCCCGCGCAGGAAAACCGGAATCCCCATTTTCTTCGCCGCCGACACTGCCTCCCAGAACGCTTGGAATCTCCATCCTTCGACCCACAACGCCGTCGCGTTCGCCTCGCGCAACGATGCCCCGATCGGCTTGGCAAGCGGGATCCCGTTGAACTTCCGCATGTCCCATTGTCCTCGCAATTCCAGAAACCGGTGCGGATATCCCGAAAGCAAATCCACATCCCACGCAAACGCCTTCCCGAAATCCTTGTCCTCCGTCCGCCGCACCCCTTGGTCGGTGAGAAACCAGACTTCGAA encodes the following:
- a CDS encoding DUF433 domain-containing protein — translated: MSGLDRITIDPAVMGGKPCLRGMRVTVGLITGLVASGASFEEILELYPYLEEADIKAALTYAAWRAEEREVVLQPA
- a CDS encoding glycosyltransferase, which codes for MLVVLTSHPIQYQAPLWRALADYKTTGPQDDGQGGGVLFEVWFLTDQGVRRTEDKDFGKAFAWDVDLLSGYPHRFLELRGQWDMRKFNGIPLAKPIGASLREANATALWVEGWRFQAFWEAVSAAKKMGIPVFLRGETSDKIAERGGIFGLVRNYALHRLFRKVDYFLAIGQASRRFYLRHGVPARKLIDAPYGVDNKFFRSESGRIRGLRDYGTTGLKEEGARQEALGEGEERDREEDKGGALSAHFDREGRPSATDQETKRPRDEKERKGAEQRQGTGARGQALQLEELTGRREADDGDSREEAQEDLSLTNLKLKTSAEIRREWNIPLEAKVVMFCGKFVRKKRPVDVVRAAQVHQTTGPQDNRLTRNPWHLLFVGSGELGEKLRAACDVRFDAESSRCADHKSTGPQDCGTEQARGNRQVGGTSSSLEPRASSHARSDARPPASFAGFLNQSEIPKAYAVADVLVLPSEAWETWGLVVNEATAAGVPTVVSDQCGCSDDFAAKNPYTRVFPMGDIAALASAIEEVLALEAKPEDVSKFAEAFSPRITAEAVAERLEDARGEGTRDEGSGKVAAPRWTGGKAGRRKPERSEDSVRHAAGCLKRVKTGQIQVRD